In Sphingobium sp. EP60837, one genomic interval encodes:
- a CDS encoding ParB/RepB/Spo0J family partition protein: MARKQSDYLAALLADEAEGAATAPVVESPPAVEDEPAPSPAPVAPPRADRARGATLLGRETALARLASGEVRQVTQLLLDPGKVRIWRGNARLYQHLTEENCRELIDSIIAEGGQKVPAVVRRVEGDPDHDYEVIAGTRRHFSISWLRAHSYPEMMFVAQVAQLDDEAAFRLADLENRARKDVTDLERARNYAEALGAHYGSHLTRMAERLKLSKGWLSKMIKVAGIPDDIIDAFPSPGDVQLKPAYPLAQALDDHSAATVIHAEAAQLATTQRERRAAGAPPIPAAEILKRLLDAPRAAVLQPKEEPFTWVTRYGRPALTVQSVNRQGVTIRFHAGSGADMETLGQALRDALDHLERQGLGLQQ; this comes from the coding sequence ATGGCGCGTAAGCAATCGGATTATCTGGCGGCGCTGCTGGCCGACGAGGCGGAAGGCGCTGCCACCGCCCCCGTGGTGGAAAGCCCGCCTGCGGTGGAGGACGAGCCAGCCCCCTCCCCTGCCCCTGTTGCTCCGCCGCGTGCCGATCGAGCGCGCGGCGCGACGCTGCTGGGCCGTGAAACCGCGCTCGCCCGCTTGGCGTCGGGCGAAGTACGGCAAGTGACGCAATTGCTGCTCGATCCGGGAAAGGTCCGCATCTGGCGCGGCAATGCGCGGCTTTACCAGCATCTTACCGAGGAAAATTGCCGCGAATTGATCGACTCGATCATCGCCGAAGGGGGGCAGAAAGTCCCCGCCGTCGTGCGCCGCGTCGAAGGCGATCCCGATCATGATTATGAGGTGATCGCAGGCACGCGCCGCCATTTCTCGATCAGCTGGCTGCGCGCGCACAGCTATCCTGAAATGATGTTCGTGGCGCAGGTCGCGCAATTGGATGACGAGGCGGCTTTCCGCCTCGCCGACCTGGAAAATCGCGCGCGCAAGGACGTCACCGATCTCGAGAGGGCGCGCAACTATGCCGAAGCGCTCGGCGCTCATTATGGCAGCCACCTCACGCGCATGGCCGAACGGCTGAAGCTCTCCAAGGGCTGGCTTAGCAAGATGATCAAGGTCGCGGGCATCCCCGACGACATCATCGACGCTTTCCCCTCGCCCGGCGACGTGCAGCTGAAGCCTGCCTATCCGCTGGCGCAGGCGCTCGACGACCACAGCGCCGCAACGGTCATTCATGCCGAAGCCGCCCAGCTAGCCACGACACAACGGGAACGGCGTGCCGCAGGCGCGCCTCCGATCCCGGCGGCCGAGATATTGAAGCGACTGCTCGACGCCCCGCGCGCCGCCGTGTTGCAGCCGAAGGAAGAGCCGTTCACCTGGGTCACCCGCTATGGCCGCCCTGCCCTCACCGTCCAGTCGGTTAATCGCCAAGGCGTCACCATCCGCTTCCACGCGGGCTCGGGCGCTGACATGGAAACGCTCGGCCAGGCGCTGCGCGACGCACTTGACCATTTGGAGCGCCAGGGATTGGGCTTGCAGCAGTGA
- a CDS encoding replication initiator protein A produces MTRTSRTELNDQFELFLPYIADMPLRDQREMMERPFFSLAKSKRVKPIDYTSPDGKAWVHVSANPDYGMATIWDADILIYCASVLADMARRGANDIPRKLHLMPYDLLRAIHRPTTGRAYELLGQSLDRLVSTTIKTNIRAENRREATFSWLDGWTQLVDERTERSRGMTIELSNWFYEGVLMQGGVLSIDRAYFDLTGGRERWLYKVARKHAGGAGEGGFAISMPTLFEKSGAEGAYRRFKFEIAKIAERDPLPGYTLELEQLDGKREPSVRMRRRPAEPQSGAARSMAPARSTPVHPTKSDGAATLTLDAPTGEAEPLFDARDVIRRTLTGLSTKASAGELTDATLATLRAECPGWDYQSLHQDFRNWLDADPTRTPVNYQKAFIGFVRRFHEKNRHRL; encoded by the coding sequence ATGACCCGCACCAGCAGGACGGAGCTAAACGACCAGTTCGAACTGTTCCTTCCCTATATTGCGGACATGCCGCTGCGCGATCAGCGGGAGATGATGGAGCGGCCCTTTTTCAGCCTAGCCAAGTCGAAACGCGTCAAGCCGATCGACTACACCTCCCCGGACGGCAAGGCATGGGTCCATGTCTCGGCCAATCCTGATTATGGCATGGCTACGATCTGGGACGCCGACATCCTTATCTATTGCGCGTCCGTCCTCGCCGACATGGCCCGCCGGGGCGCCAACGACATTCCGCGCAAGCTGCATCTCATGCCTTATGATCTGCTGCGCGCCATTCATCGTCCGACCACCGGCCGCGCCTATGAGTTGCTGGGCCAGTCGCTCGACCGACTCGTCTCCACCACGATCAAAACCAACATACGCGCTGAAAACCGCCGCGAAGCGACCTTCAGCTGGCTCGATGGCTGGACCCAGTTAGTTGACGAGCGCACCGAACGGTCGCGCGGCATGACCATCGAACTGAGCAACTGGTTCTATGAAGGCGTGCTGATGCAAGGCGGCGTCTTATCCATCGATCGCGCCTATTTCGACCTAACCGGGGGGCGCGAACGCTGGCTCTACAAGGTCGCGCGCAAACATGCCGGCGGGGCAGGGGAGGGGGGGTTCGCCATCTCCATGCCCACCCTGTTCGAGAAATCCGGTGCGGAAGGCGCCTATCGCCGCTTCAAGTTCGAGATCGCCAAGATCGCCGAGCGGGATCCGTTGCCCGGCTACACGCTCGAGCTTGAACAGCTGGACGGCAAGCGCGAACCGTCGGTCCGTATGCGCCGCCGCCCGGCGGAACCGCAGTCCGGCGCTGCACGATCAATGGCTCCGGCGCGCAGCACTCCCGTTCATCCGACAAAGTCCGACGGCGCGGCGACTCTGACTCTCGACGCTCCGACCGGAGAGGCCGAACCCCTGTTTGACGCGCGCGATGTCATCCGCCGTACGCTGACCGGCCTCTCTACCAAGGCCAGCGCAGGCGAACTGACCGACGCGACGCTTGCTACGCTTCGCGCCGAGTGTCCCGGTTGGGACTATCAATCGCTCCATCAGGATTTCCGCAACTGGCTGGATGCCGATCCCACGCGCACGCCGGTCAATTATCAAAAAGCCTTTATCGGCTTCGTGCGCCGCTTCCACGAAAAGAACCGTCACCGGCTCTGA